The proteins below come from a single Panicum hallii strain FIL2 chromosome 7, PHallii_v3.1, whole genome shotgun sequence genomic window:
- the LOC112899865 gene encoding beta-fructofuranosidase, insoluble isoenzyme 7-like, giving the protein MLFIRHSSAKQEISQREVTRPLRSRSPATMAGLPLAAVAFHLCLLASSSAALRLAPETTSEGRHVGRTAYHFQPAKNWQNDPNGPLYYNGMYHFFYQYNPHGALWDIGNLSWGHSVSGDLVNWAPLDTALDPTAPFDINGCWSGSATILPGGTPAILYTGIDASNEEVQNVAFPKNPADPLLREWVKPSYNPVIALPADVPGDKFRDPSTAWLGRDGLWRIAVSAEVSGVASTLVYRSADFLRWERNAAPLHSSRAAGMVECPDLFPVKQHGKDGLDTSANGPGVSHVLKLSVMDTLQDYYMVGRYEDAADTFVPAEPGRGDDVRNWRRFDYGHVYASKSFFDARKNRRVLWSWANESDSQADDVARGWSGVQTVPRKLWLDKDGKQLRQWPIEEIETLRRKRVGLRRDTMLNAGAMNEIVGVAGSQADVEVAFKIPSLEGAEALDPNWLLDPQKLCGEKGASVPGGVGPFGLIVMASGDLQEHTAVFFRVFRHHDDYKLLMCTDLTKSSTRAGVYKPPYGGFVDIDIKEHKVIKLRTLIDHSVVESYGAEGRACITARVYPEHAQTSNSHLFVFNNGTGTVKVTKLEAWELATATVNVGDEGFIVSESKDETESY; this is encoded by the exons ATGCTATTTATTCGGCACTCTTCAGCGAAGCAGGAGATCAGCCAGAGGGAGGTGACCCGTCCACTTCGCTCCCGTTCCCCGGCGACCATGGCCGGGCTTCCTCTCGCCGCCGTCGCGTTCCACCTctgcctcctcgcgtcctcgtcCGCCGCTCTCCGGCTGGCCCCCGAGACCACGAGCGAGGGCCGCCATGTCGGCAGGACGGCCTACCACTTCCAGCCGGCCAAGAACTGGCAGAACG ATCCGAATG GGCCCCTGTACTACAACGGCATGTACCACTTCTTCTACCAGTATAACCCGCACGGCGCGCTCTGGGACATCGGCAACCTCTCCTGGGGCCACTCCGTCTCCGGCGACCTCGTCAACTGGGCGCCCCTGGACACGGCGCTCGACCCGACGGCGCCATTCGACATCAACGGCTGCTGGTCGGGCTCCGCCACCATCCTCCCCGGCGGCACCCCGGCCATTCTCTACACGGGCATCGACGCCAGCAACGAGGAGGTGCAGAACGTGGCGTTCCCCAAGAACCCGGCGGACCCGCTCCTTCGCGAGTGGGTCAAGCCCAGCTACAACCCCGTCATCGCGCTCCCGGCCGACGTCCCCGGCGACAAGTTCCGGGACCCCTCAACGGCGTGGCTCGGCCGCGACGGGCTCTGGCGGATCGCGGTGTCCGCCGAGGTCAGCGGCGTGGCGTCCACGCTGGTGTACCGCAGCGCCGACTTCCTGCGCTGGGAGCGGAACGCCGCGCCGCTGCACTCGTCCCGCGCCGCCGGCATGGTCGAGTGCCCGGACCTGTTCCCGGTGAAGCAGCACGGCAAGGACGGGCTCGACACGTCGGCGAACGGCCCCGGGGTGAGCCACGTGCTCAAGCTCAGCGTGATGGACACTCTCCAGGACTACTACATGGTCGGCCGGTACGAAGACGCGGCGGACACCTTCGTGCCGGCGGAGCCCGGGCGAGGCGACGACGTCCGGAACTGGCGGCGGTTCGACTACGGGCACGTCTACGCGTCCAAGTCCTTCTTCGACGCGCGCAAGAACCGGCGCGTGCTGTGGTCGTGGGCCAACGAGTCCGACAGCCAGGCCGACGACGTCGCCAGGGGCTGGTCCGGCGTTCAG ACGGTGCCGAGGAAGCTGTGGCTGGACAAGGACGGGAAGCAGCTGCGGCAGTGGCCCATCGAGGAGATCGAGACGCTGAGGAGGAAGCGCGTCGGCCTGCGCCGTGACACGATGCTGAACGCCGGAGCCATGAACGAGATCGTCGGCGTCGCGGGGTCGCAGGCGGACGTGGAGGTCGCGTTCAAGATCCCGAGCCTGGAGGGGGCCGAGGCGCTGGACCCCAACTGGCTGCTGGACCCGCAGAAGCTGTGCGGGGAGAAGGGCGCCTCCGTGCCGGGCGGCGTCGGCCCGTTCGGGCTCATCGTGATGGCCTCCGGCGACCTGCAGGAGCACACCGCCGTGTTCTTCCGGGTGTTCAGGCACCATGACGACTACAAGCTCCTCATGTGCACCGACCTGACAAAGTCATCTACTCGAGCTGGCGTGTACAAGCCGCCGTACGGAGGATTCGTGGACATCGACATCAAGGAGCACAAGGTCATCAAGCTGAGAACCCTG ATTGATCATTCGGTGGTGGAGAGCTACGGCGCTGAGGGGAGGGCCTGCATCACGGCGCGGGTGTACCCCGAGCACGCACAGACGAGCAACAGCCACCTGTTCGTGTTCAACAACGGGACGGGCACGGTGAAGGTGACCAAGCTGGAGGCGTGGGAGCTCGCGACGGCGACCGTCAACGTTGGAGACGAAGGCTTCATTGTGTCTGAATCCAAAGACGAAACTGAATCATATTAG
- the LOC112899769 gene encoding cell division protein FtsZ homolog 1, chloroplastic, with translation MASSAAASSSASALVRLPGPAHLRAPPRSWWRDHRRPRRTTARCSFAPVETARIKVVGVGGGGNNAVNRMIGSGLQGIEFYAINTDSQALITSQAQYPLQIGEQLTRGLGTGGNPNLGEQAAEESREAIATALRDSDLVFITAGMGGGTGSGAAPVVAQISKEAGYLTVGVVTYPFSFEGRKRSLQALEALEKLEKSVDTLIVIPNDKLLDVADENMPLQDAFLLADDVLRQGVQGISDIITIPGLVNVDFADVKAVMKNSGTAMLGVGVSSSKNRAQEAAEQATLAPLIGSSIEAATGVVYNITGGKDITLQEVNKVSQIVTSLADPSANIIFGAVVDDRYTGEIHVTIIATGFPQSFQKSLLADPKGARLVEAKEKASSLAHRGAAASVQPAPASAWSRRLFS, from the exons ATGGCCTCGTCCGCTGCTGCCTCCTCCTCGGCTTCCGCCCTCGTCCGCCTTCCGGGTCCCGCCCACCTCCGCGCACCGCCACGAAGCTGGTGGCGGGACCACAGGCGGCCCCGCCGCACGACCGCCCGGTGCTCGTTCGCGCCGGTGGAGACGGCGAGGATAAAGGTGgtgggcgtcggcggcggcggcaacaaCGCCGTCAACCGCATGATCGGCAGCGGCCTCCAG GGTATTGAATTTTATGCTATAAACACAGATTCCCAAGCCCTTATTACTTCACAAGCACAATATCCTCTGCAAATTGGAGAGCAGTTGACTCGTGGACTAG GTACTGGTGGAAATCCAAATTTGGGAGAGCAGGCTGCTGAGGAATCAAGAGAAGCCATAGCCACTGCCCTGAGGGATTCAGATCTTGTGTTTATAACAGCTGGAATGGGTGGGGGTACTGGATCTGGTGCTGCTCCAGTTGTTGCCCAGATATCAAAGGAAGCTGGTTATCTTACTGTTGGTGTTGTCACCTATCCATTCAGCTTTGAAGGCCGTAAGCGCTCTCTACAG GCCCTGGAAGCACTAGAGAAGCTAGAAAAGAGTGTAGACACACTTATTGTGATTCCAAATGATAAGTTGTTAGATGTTGCCGATGAAAACATGCCCTTGCAAGATGCGTTCCTTCTTGCAGATGATGTCCTTCGTCAGGGTGTGCAAGGAATATCAGACATCATCACG ATACCTGGACTGGTAAATGTTGATTTTGCTGATGTGAAAGCTGTCATGAAAAACTCTGGAACTGCCATGCTTGGTGTCGGTGTTTCTTCCAGCAAAAATCGGGCCCAAGAAGCTGCTGAGCAGGCAACACTGGCTCCTTTGATTGGATCATCCATTGAGGCAGCTACTGGCGTTGTGTATAATATCACTGGCGGGAAGGACATCACTTTGCAAGAAGTGAACAAAGTATCCCAG ATTGTGACAAGCCTTGCTGATCCTTCAGCAAACATAATTTTTGGCGCCGTTGTTGATGACCGCTACACTGGTGAGATACACGTGACGATCATTGCAACAGGATTTCCTCAATCCTTCCAGAAATCCCTTTTGGCTGATCCAAAGGGAGCACGGTTGGTGGAAGCCAAAGAGAAAGCATCAAGCCTTGCCCATAGAGGAGCAGCAGCTTCGGTTCAACCAGCGCCTGCCTCCGCTTGGTCCCGAAGACTGTTCTCCTGA
- the LOC112899770 gene encoding MHC class II regulatory factor RFX1-like: protein MVSDQEIASCVESLLRGSAGGPGEASLTAVLQQAEAKLGTDLSHKAQFIRDQMDLFFGPRLQPQPPPKPQAAPPPQVIPTAASVPQPHAQVLQQAQAQAPPPAQQIQTQPQQHQQLPALQPQLIFQAMPQLPAVATVPAVSSPPAVPAMAFYPPPPLAFRYTTGLGGAATGGTVSFQQPAPGVGGTAPHTAAAQVAGDNKESASKRKRGGPGGLNKVCAISPELQTIVGETAMSRTQIVKQLWAYIRQNNLQDPDDKRKIICNDELRVVFGTDTTDMFKMNKLLAKHITPLDPKDQIRDVKRMKAPTETPQPGPLINQPSVVISDALAKFIGTDGTFPQEDALKYLWDYIKANQLEDVINGSILCDSKLQELFGCESIPMSGLSEMLGHHFIKKT, encoded by the exons ATGGTGTCCGACCAGGAGATCGCCAGCTGCGTCGAGTCCCTCCTCCGCGGCTCCGCCGGCGGGCCCGGGGAGGCCTCGCTCACCGCCGTGCTGCAGCAGGCGGAGGCCAAGCTCGGTACGGACCTCTCCCACAAGGCGCAGTTCATCCGCGACCAGATGGACCTCTTCTTCGGCCCGCGCCtccagccgcagccgccgcccaaACCCCAGGCGGCCCCTCCGCCGCAGGTTATTCCCACCGCGGCCTCCGTACCGCAGCCCCACGCTCAGGTCCTGCAgcaggcgcaggcgcaggcCCCGCCTCCTGCCCAGCAGATTCAgacgcagccgcagcagcaccagcagctcCCGGCGCTCCAGCCGCAGCTCATCTTCCAGGCCATGCCTCAGCTCCCCGCCGTCGCCACCGTCCCCGCTgtgtcctcaccgccggccgtaCCGGCCATGGCCTtctacccgccgccgccgctcgccttcCGCTACACCACCGGCCTGGGCGGGGCCGCCACGGGTGGGACCGTCTCCTTCCAACAGCCGGCCCCCGGAGTCGGGGGCACTGCTCCCCACACCGCGGCCGCGCAGGTCGCTGGCGACAACAAGGAAAG TGCTTCTAAGCGGAAAAGAGGTGGACCTGGTGGTTTAAATAAAGTTTGTGCAATTTCACCTGAACTTCAGACCATTGTTGGCGAGACTGCTATGTCAAGAACTCAG ATTGTGAAGCAGCTGTGGGCATATATCAGGCAGAATAATCTTCAAGATCCTGATGACAAAAGAAAGATCATTTGCAATGATGAACTTCGTGTGGTTTTTGGAACTGACACCACCGACATGTTTAAGATGAACAAGCTGTTGGCTAAGCACATAACCCCACTTGACCCAA AAGATCAAATTCGCGACGTGAAAAGAATGAAGGCTCCCACCGAGACTCCTCAACCTGGACCACTCATTAATCAACCCTCTGTGGTTATTTCTGATGCACTAGCAAAGTTTATTGGAACTGATGGAACATTTCCTCAAGAAGATGCTCTGAAATACCTCTGGGATTACATAAAGGCAAACCAACTCGAG gatgtcatcaatggaTCGATATTATGTGATTCAAAACTTCAAGAGCTATTTGGCTGTGAGAGCATTCCTATGTCAGGATTATCAGAAATGCTTGGTCACCACTTCATCAAGAAGACATAG
- the LOC112900131 gene encoding beta-fructofuranosidase, insoluble isoenzyme 5-like — translation MNGKQHPHHGGHGRTAFHFQPAKNWMNDPNGPLYHNGMYHFFYQYNPHDPLFGAGKLSWGHSVSGDLVNWAFLGTALDPTSSFDVGGCWSGSTTAMPDGRLAILYTGRDANELQVQNVAFAKNPSDLLLREWDKPSFNPIIPQPADVTGNNFRDPTTAWLGRDGLWRFAIAAEVDGVGSTVIYRSADFVNWERNALPLHASSGIPCWECPDFFPVAEHGTEGLDTSASGAGVRHVLKLSKAADEDYYAVGRYDDEADTFVLVEDGEQADVRNWRRIDHGHLFAAKSFFDARRKRRVLWAWVDEMDSRSDDFAKGWTGIQSFPRALWLDTDGKQLVQWPVEEIETLRRKQVTLLGAVVGSGGLHEIAGIETLQADVEVVFEIPNLKEAEQLDPKWLQDPQKLCAEKGATVQGGVGPFGLIVMASGDMREQTTIFFRVFKHDDAYKVLMCTDLTRSSTKEGVHKPIYAGFVDMDVEKDKSISLRTLIDHSVIESFGGGGRTCITARVYPEHAATGSSHLYVFNNGLDAVKVSKLEAWELATASVNVEDDGLVALLPPLAVPILSDDAEWVHHQPSSCGVKHDFE, via the exons ATGAACGGCAAGCAGCACCCGCACCATGGCGGCCATGGCAGGACTGCCTTCCACTTCCAGCCTGCCAAGAACTGGATGAACG ATCCAAACG GGCCTTTGTACCACAACGGCATGTACCACTTCTTCTACCAGTACAACCCGCATGACCCGTTGTTTGGCGCCGGCAAGCTCTCCTGGGGCCACTCCGTCTCCGGCGACCTCGTCAACTGGGCCTTCCTCGGCACCGCGCTCGATCCGACGTCCTCCTTCGACGTCGGGGGCTGCTGGTCGGGGTCGACCACCGCGATGCCCGACGGCCGCCTCGCCATCCTCTACACCGGACGCGACGCCAACGAGCTGCAGGTGCAGAACGTAGCCTTCGCCAAGAACCCGTCGGACCTGCTCCTCCGTGAGTGGGACAAGCCCAGCTTCAACCCGATCATCCCGCAGCCGGCGGACGTGACGGGCAACAACTTCCGCGACCCCACCACGGCGTGGCTCGGCCGCGACGGCCTTTGGAGgttcgccatcgccgccgaggTTGACGGCGTTGGCTCCACCGTGATCTACCGAAGCGCGGACTTCGTCAACTGGGAGCGGAACGCCCTGCCGCTGCACGCCTCGTCGGGCATCCCCTGCTGGGAGTGCCCCGATTTCTTTCCCGTGGCGGAGCACGGCACGGAGGGGCTGGACACGTCGGCGAGCGGCGCCGGGGTGAGGCACGTGCTCAAGCTCAGCAAGGCCGCCGACGAGGACTACTACGCGGTCGGGCGGTACGATGACGAGGCCGACACGTTTGTGCTGGTGGAGGACGGCGAGCAGGCCGACGTCCGGAACTGGCGCCGGATCGACCACGGGCACCTGTTCGCGGCCAAGTCGTTCTTCGACGCGCGCAGGAAACGGCGCGTGCTCTGGGCGTGGGTCGACGAGATGGACAGCCGCTCCGACGACTTCGCCAAGGGCTGGACCGGCATTCAG TCGTTCCCGAGAGCCCTGTGGCTGGACACCGACGGGAAGCAGTTGGTGCAGTGGCCGGTGGAGGAGATCGAGACGCTGCGGAGGAAACAAGTCACCCTGCTGGGCGCGGTGGTGGGCTCTGGCGGGCTGCACGAGATCGCCGGCATTGAGACCCTGCAGGCGGACGTGGAGGTGGTGTTCGAGATCCCGAACCTGAAGGAAGCCGAGCAGCTCGACCCCAAGTGGCTGCAAGATCCCCAGAAGTTGTGCGCAGAGAAGGGCGCCACCGTGCAGGGCGGCGTCGGGCCGTTCGGGCTGATCGTGATGGCGTCCGGCGACATGCGGGAGCAGAccaccatcttcttcagagtgtTCAAGCACGACGACGCGTACAAGGTTCTCATGTGCACCGACCTGACAAG GTCATCGACAAAAGAGGGAGTGCACAAACCGATTTATGCAGGCTTTGTGGACATGGATGTGGAGAAAGACAAGAGCATATCGCTGAGAACACTG ATTGACCACTCTGTCATTGAGAGCTTCGGAGGTGGgggccggacttgcatcacggCTCGAGTGTACCCTGAACACGCCGCAACAGGCAGCAGCCACCTGTATGTGTTCAACAATGGATTGGACGCGGTGAAGGTGTCCAAGCTCGAGGCCTGGGAGCTTGCCACGGCGAGCGTCAATGTTGAAGATGACGGCCTGGTTGCACTGCTGCCGCCGTTGGCTGTTCCAATCCTATCGGATGACGCTGAATGGGTGCATCATCAACCATCATCATGTGGAGTGAAGCATGATTTCGAATAA
- the LOC112899866 gene encoding uncharacterized protein LOC112899866 encodes MARPHGPAIEIRTYTAHYDLLQAYPQRERQGETRRLSSPNSNKAQKRRGRRRRRGTMATAQAASASPTHHRASPGTSPPQPPYPSAARIADSACFPQYTASLKCLEANQDKSKCQQQFDDYKECKKKEREARLERNKGRSLFG; translated from the exons ATGGCCCGTCCGCACGGCCCAGCAATAGAAATACGCACATACACGGCCCACTATGACCTGCTCCAAGCCTATCCACAAAGAGAAAGACAAGGAGAAACGAGAAGGCTCTCTAGTCCAAACTCTAACAAAGCCCaaaagaggagaggaagacgacgacgacgcggcACCATGGCGACGGCACAGGCAGCCTCGGCGTCCCCCACCCACCACCGCGCGTCCCCGGGGACGTCGCCCCCGCAGCCGCCGTACCCCAGCGCCGCCAGGATCGCGGACTCCGCCTGCTTCCCCCAGTACACCGCTTCCCTCAAGT GTTTGGAGGCCAACCAGGACAAGAGCAAGTGCCAGCAGCAGTTCGACGATTACAAGGAGTGCAAGAAGAAAGAG AGGGAGGCTCGGCTTGAACGGAATAAAGGCCGATCACTCTTTGGGTGA